In the genome of Pongo pygmaeus isolate AG05252 chromosome 9, NHGRI_mPonPyg2-v2.0_pri, whole genome shotgun sequence, one region contains:
- the CXCR5 gene encoding C-X-C chemokine receptor type 5 isoform X1 → MNYPLMLEMDLENLEDLFWELDRLDNYNDTSLVENHLCPATEGPLMASFKAVFVPVAYSLIFLLGVIGNILVLVILERHRQTRSSTETFLFHLAVADLLLVFILPFAVAEGSVGWVLGTFLCKTVIALHKVNFYCSSLLLACIAVDRYLAIVHAVHAYRHRRLLSIHITCGTIWLVGFLFALPEILFAKVSQGHHNNSLPRCTFSQENQAETHAWFTSRFLYHVAGFLLPMLVMGWCYVGVVHRLRQAQRRPQRQKAVRVAILVTSIFFLCWSPYHIVIFLDTLARLKALDNTCKLNGSLPVAITMCEFLGLAHCCLNPMLYTFAGVKFRSDLSRLLTKLGCTGPASLCQLFPSWRRSSLSESENATSLTTF, encoded by the exons ATGAACTACCCGCTAATGCTGGAAATGGACCTCGAGAACCTGGAGGACCTG TTCTGGGAATTGGACAGATTGGACAACTATAACGACACCTCCCTGGTGGAAAATCATCTCTGCCCTGCCACAGAGGGGCCCCTCATGGCCTCCTTCAAGGCCGTGTTCGTGCCCGTGGCCTACAGCCTCATCTTCCTCCTGGGCGTGATCGGCAACATCCTGGTGCTGGTGATCCTGGAGCGGCACCGGCAGACACGCAGCTCCACGGAGACCTTCCTGTTCCACCTGGCCGTGGCCGACCTCCTGCTGGTCTTCATCTTGCCCTTTGCTGTGGCCGAGGGCTCTGTGGGCTGGGTCCTGGGGACCTTCCTCTGCAAAACTGTGATTGCCCTGCACAAAGTCAACTTCTACTGCAGCAGCCTGCTCCTGGCCTGCATCGCGGTGGACCGCTACCTGGCCATTGTCCATGCTGTCCATGCCTACCGCCACCGCCGCCTCCTCTCCATCCACATCACCTGTGGGACGATCTGGCTGGTGGGCTTCCTGTTTGCCTTGCCAGAGATTCTCTTCGCCAAAGTCAGCCAAGGCCATCACAACAACTCCCTGCCACGTTGCACCTTCTCCCAAGAGAACCAAGCCGAAACGCATGCCTGGTTCACCTCCCGATTCCTCTACCATGTGGCGGGATTCCTGCTGCCCATGCTGGTGATGGGCTGGTGCTATGTGGGGGTAGTGCACAGGTTGCGCCAGGCCCAGCGGCGCCCTCAGCGGCAGAAGGCAGTCAGGGTGGCCATCCTGGTGACAAGCATCTTCTTCCTCTGCTGGTCACCCTACCACATCGTCATCTTCCTGGACACCCTGGCGAGGCTGAAGGCCTTGGACAATACCTGCAAGCTGAATGGCTCTCTCCCCGTGGCCATTACCATGTGTGAgttcctgggcctggcccactgCTGCCTCAACCCCATGCTCTACACTTTCGCCGGCGTGAAGTTCCGCAGTGACCTGTCGCGGCTCCTGACCAAGCTGGGCTGTACTGGCCCTGCCTCCCTGTGCCAGCTCTTCCCTAGCTGGCGCAGGAGCAGTCTCTCTGAGTCAGAGAATGCCACCTCTCTCACCACGTTCTAG
- the CXCR5 gene encoding C-X-C chemokine receptor type 5 isoform X2 yields the protein MASFKAVFVPVAYSLIFLLGVIGNILVLVILERHRQTRSSTETFLFHLAVADLLLVFILPFAVAEGSVGWVLGTFLCKTVIALHKVNFYCSSLLLACIAVDRYLAIVHAVHAYRHRRLLSIHITCGTIWLVGFLFALPEILFAKVSQGHHNNSLPRCTFSQENQAETHAWFTSRFLYHVAGFLLPMLVMGWCYVGVVHRLRQAQRRPQRQKAVRVAILVTSIFFLCWSPYHIVIFLDTLARLKALDNTCKLNGSLPVAITMCEFLGLAHCCLNPMLYTFAGVKFRSDLSRLLTKLGCTGPASLCQLFPSWRRSSLSESENATSLTTF from the coding sequence ATGGCCTCCTTCAAGGCCGTGTTCGTGCCCGTGGCCTACAGCCTCATCTTCCTCCTGGGCGTGATCGGCAACATCCTGGTGCTGGTGATCCTGGAGCGGCACCGGCAGACACGCAGCTCCACGGAGACCTTCCTGTTCCACCTGGCCGTGGCCGACCTCCTGCTGGTCTTCATCTTGCCCTTTGCTGTGGCCGAGGGCTCTGTGGGCTGGGTCCTGGGGACCTTCCTCTGCAAAACTGTGATTGCCCTGCACAAAGTCAACTTCTACTGCAGCAGCCTGCTCCTGGCCTGCATCGCGGTGGACCGCTACCTGGCCATTGTCCATGCTGTCCATGCCTACCGCCACCGCCGCCTCCTCTCCATCCACATCACCTGTGGGACGATCTGGCTGGTGGGCTTCCTGTTTGCCTTGCCAGAGATTCTCTTCGCCAAAGTCAGCCAAGGCCATCACAACAACTCCCTGCCACGTTGCACCTTCTCCCAAGAGAACCAAGCCGAAACGCATGCCTGGTTCACCTCCCGATTCCTCTACCATGTGGCGGGATTCCTGCTGCCCATGCTGGTGATGGGCTGGTGCTATGTGGGGGTAGTGCACAGGTTGCGCCAGGCCCAGCGGCGCCCTCAGCGGCAGAAGGCAGTCAGGGTGGCCATCCTGGTGACAAGCATCTTCTTCCTCTGCTGGTCACCCTACCACATCGTCATCTTCCTGGACACCCTGGCGAGGCTGAAGGCCTTGGACAATACCTGCAAGCTGAATGGCTCTCTCCCCGTGGCCATTACCATGTGTGAgttcctgggcctggcccactgCTGCCTCAACCCCATGCTCTACACTTTCGCCGGCGTGAAGTTCCGCAGTGACCTGTCGCGGCTCCTGACCAAGCTGGGCTGTACTGGCCCTGCCTCCCTGTGCCAGCTCTTCCCTAGCTGGCGCAGGAGCAGTCTCTCTGAGTCAGAGAATGCCACCTCTCTCACCACGTTCTAG
- the BCL9L gene encoding B-cell CLL/lymphoma 9-like protein isoform X2: MHPENKLTNHGKTGNGGAQSQHQNVNQGPTCNLGSKGVGAGNHGAKANQISPSNSSLKNPQAGVPPFSSLKGKVKRERSVSVDSGEQREAGTPSLDSEAKEVAPRSKRRCVLERKQPYSGDEWCSGPDSEEDDKPIGATHNCNVADPAMAAPQLGPGQTTQLPLSESSVPGAPHGPPPGLRPDAPGGGGGGGGVPGKPPSQFVYVFTTHLANTAAEAVLQGRADSILAYHQQNVPRAKLDQAPKVPPTPEPLPLSTPSAGTPQSQPPPLPPPPPPAPGSAPPALPPEGPPEDSSQDLAPNSVGAASTGGGTGGTHPNTPTATTANNPLPPGGDPSCAPGPALLGEAAAPGNGQRSLVGSEGLSKEQLEHRERSLQTLRDIERLLLRSGETEPFLKGPPGGAGEGGPPAQAPPPPQQPPTAPPSGLKKYEEPLQSMISQTQSLGGPPLEHEVPGHPPGGDMGQQMNMMIQRLGQDSLTPEQVAWRKLQEEYYEEKRRKEEQIGLHGGRPLQDMMGMGGIMVRGPPPPYHSKPGDQWPPGMGAQLRGPMDVQDPMQLRGGPPFPGPRFPGNQIQRVPGFGGMQSMPMEVPMNAMQRPVRPGMGWTEDLPPMGGPSNFAQNTMPYPGGQGEAERFMTPRVREELLRHQLLEKRSMGMQRPLAMAGSGMGQSMEMERMMQAHRQMDPAMFPGQMAGGEGLAGTPMGMEFGGGRGLLSPPMGQSGLREVDPPMGPGNLNMNMNVNMNMNMNLNVQMTPQQQMLMSQKMRGPGDMMGPQGLSPEEMARVRAQNSSGVMGGPQKMLMPSQFPNQGQQGFSGGQGPYQAMSQDMGNTQDMFSPDQSSMPMSNVGTTRLSHMPLPPVSNPPGTVHSAPNRGLGRRPSDLTISINQMGSPGMGHLKSPTLSQVHSPLVTSPSANLKSPQTPSQMVPLPSANPPGPLKSPQVLGSSLSVRSPTGSPSRLKSPSMAVPSPGWVASPKTAMPSPGVSQSKQPPLNMNSSTTLSNVEQGTLPPSGPRSSSSAPPANPPSGLMNPSLPFTSSPDPTPSQNPLSLMMTQMSKYAMPSSTPLYHNAIKTIATSDDELLPDRPLLPPPPPPQGSGPGISNSQPSQMHLNSAAAQSPMGMNLPGQQPLSHEPPPAMLPSPTPLGSNIPLHPNAQGTGGPPQNSMMMAPGGPDSLNAPCGPVPSSSQMIPFPPRLQQPHGAMAPTGGGGGGSGLQQHYPSGMPLPPEDLPNQPPGPMPPQQHLMGKAMAGRMGDAYPPGVLPGVASVLNDPELSEVIRPTPTGIPEFDLSRIIPSEKPSSTLQYFPKSENQPPKAQPPNLHLMNLQNMMADQTPSRPPNLPGQQGVQRGLNMSMCHPGQMSLLGRTGVPPQQGMVPHGLHQGVMSPPQGLMTQQNFMLMKQRGVGGEVYSQPPHMLSPQGSLMGPPPQQNLMVSHPLRQRSVSLDSQMGYLPAPGGMANLPF; this comes from the exons ATTGTAATGTAGCAGACCCAGCCATGGCGGCCCCACAGCTGGGTCCCGGCCAAACCACCCAACTGCCCCTCAGCGAGAGCAGCGTGCCAGGCGCCCCGCACGGCCCTCCTCCTGGCCTTCGGCCTGATGCCcctgggggcgggggcgggggcgggggcgtcCCCGGAAAGCCTCCCTCGCAGTTCGTATATGTCTTCACCACCCATCTGGCCAACAC GGCTGCAGAGGCAGTGCTGCAGGGCCGGGCCGACTCCATCCTCGCCTACCACCAGCAGAACGTGCCCCGGGCCAAGCTTGACCAG GCCCCTAAAGTGCCCCCTACCCCAGAACCGCTACCCCTGAGCACGCCGTCAGCAGGCACCCCGCAGTCCCAGCCACCTCCACTGCCGCCGCCACCACCTCCGGCCCCTGGCAGTGCCCCGcctgctctgcccccagaggGGCCTCCTGAGGACAGCAGTCAGGACCTGGCCCCCAACTCGGTGGGAGCTGCCAGCACAGGTGGTGGGACTGGGGGCACCCACCCTAACACCCCGACGGCTACCACCGCCAacaaccctctgcctcctggaggaGACCCCAGCTGtgcccctggccctgccctgctggGGGAGGCAGCTGCCCCTGGAAACGGGCAGCGCAGCCTGGTGGGCTCAGAGGGCTTGTCCAAAGAGCAGCTGGAGCATCGGGAACGGTCCCTCCAGACGCTGCGAGACATTGAGCGACTGCTGCTCCGTAGTGGAGAGACTGAGCCCTTCCTCAAGGGGCCCCCAGGAGGAGCGGGTGAGGGGGGCCCACCAGCACaagccccccctcccccccagcAGCCACCCACGGCCCCTCCCAGCGGGCTGAAGAAGTACGAGGAACCCTTGCAGTCCATGATTTCACAGACACAGAGCCTAGGGGGCCCCCCGCTGGAGCATGAAGTGCCTGGGCACCCCCCGGGTGGGGACATGGGGCAGCAGATGAACATGATGATACAGAGGCTGGGCCAGGACAGCCTCACGCCCGAGCAGGTGGCCTGGCGCAAGCTGCAGGAGGAGTACTACGAGGAGAAACGGCGGAAAGAGGAACAGATTGGGCTGCATGGGGGCCGTCCTCTGCAGGACATGATGGGCATGGGGGGCATAATGGTGAGGGGCCCCCCGCCTCCTTACCACAGCAAGCCTGGGGATCAGTGGCCGCCTGGAATGGGTGCGCAGCTGCGGGGGCCCATGGATGTTCAAGATCCCATGCAGCTCCGGGGCGGACCTCCCTTTCCTGGGCCCCGTTTCCCAGGCAACCAGATACAACGGGTGCCTGGGTTTGGGGGCATGCAGAGTATGCCCATGGAGGTGCCCATGAATGCCATGCAGAGGCCCGTGAGACCAGGCATGGGCTGGACCGAAGACTTGCCCCCTATGGGGGGACCCAGCAATTTTGCCCAGAACACTATGCCCTACCCAGGTGGGCAGGGTGAGGCGGAGCGATTCATGACCCCCCGGGTCCGTGAGGAGCTGCTGCGGCACCAGCTGCTGGAGAAGCGGTCGATGGGCATGCAGCGTCCCCTGGCCATGGCAGGCAGTGGCATGGGACAGAGCATGGAGATGGAGCGGATGATGCAGGCGCACCGGCAGATGGATCCTGCCATGTTTCCCGGGCAGATGGCTGGTGGTGAGGGCCTGGCGGGCACTCCCATGGGCATGGAGTTTGGTGGTGGCCGGGGCCTCCTGAGCCCTCCCATGGGACAGTctgggctgagggaggtggacCCGCCCATGGGGCCAGGCAACCTCAACATGAACATGAATGTCAACATGAACATGAATATGAACCTGAACGTGCAGATGACCCCGCAGCAGCAGATGCTGATGTCGCAGAAGATGCGGGGCCCTGGGGACATGATGGGGCCCCAGGGCCTCAGTCCTGAGGAGATGGCCCGGGTTCGGGCCCAGAACAGCAGTGGCGTGATGGGCGGCCCGCAGAAGATGCTGATGCCTTCACAGTTTCCCAACCAGGGCCAGCAGGGATTCTCTGGGGGCCAGGGACCCTACCAAGCCATGTCGCAGGACATGGGCAATACCCAAGACATGTTCAGCCCTGATCAGAGCTCAATGCCCATGAGCAACGTGGGCACCACCCGGCTCAGCCACATGCCTCTGCCCCCTGTGTCCAATCCTCCCGGGACCGTGCATTCAGCCCCAAACCGGGGGCTAGGCAGGCGGCCTTCGGACCTCACCATCAGTATTAATCAGATGGGCTCACCGGGCATGGGGCACTTGAAGTCGCCCACCCTTAGCCAGGTGCACTCACCCCTGGTCACCTCGCCCTCTGCCAACCTCAAGTCACCCCAGACTCCCTCACAGATGGTGCCCTTGCCTTCTGCCAACCCGCCAGGACCTCTCAAGTCGCCCCAGGTCCTCGGCTCCTCCCTCAGCGTCCGTTCGCCCACTGGCTCGCCCAGCAGGCTCAAGTCTCCTTCCATGGCGGTGCCTTCTCCAGGCTGGGTTGCCTCACCCAAGACGGCCATGCCCAGCCCTGGGGTCTCCCAGAGCAAGCAGCCGCCTCTCAACATGAACTCTTCCACCACCCTGAGCAACGTGGAACAGG GTACCCTCCCGCCTAGCGGCCCCCGGAGCAGCTCCTCAGCACCTCCCGCCAACCCTCCCAGCGGCCTCATGAACCCCAGCCTACCATTCACTTCCTCCCCAGACCCCACACCTTCCCAGAACCCCCTGTCACTGATGATGACCCAGATGTCCAAGTACGCCATGCCCAGCTCCACCCCGCTCTACCACAATGCCATCAAGACCATCGCCACCTCAGACGACGAGCTGCTGCCCGACCGGCCCCTGCtgccccccccaccaccaccgcAGGGCTCCGGGCCAG GGATCAGCAACAGCCAGCCCAGCCAGATGCACCTGAACTCAGCCGCTGCCCAGAGCCCTATGGGCATGAACCTGCCAGGCCAGCAGCCCCTGTCCCATGAGCCCCCGCCTGCCATgctgccctcccccacccctctggGCTCcaacattccactgcatcccaacGCACAGGGGACAGGGGGGCCCCCTCAAAACTCCATGATGATGGCCCCAGGGGGCCCCGACTCCCTGAATGCCCCCTGTGGCCCGGTGCCCAGCTCCTCCCAGATGATACCCTTCCCCCCTCGACTGCAGCAGCCCCATGGTGCCATGGCCCCcactgggggtgggggcggggggtctGGCCTGCAGCAGCACTACCCGTCAGGCATGCCCCTGCCTCCCGAGGACCTGCCCAACCAGCCGCCAGGCCCCATGCCTCCCCAGCAGCACCTGATGGGCAAAGCCATGGCTGGGCGCATGGGCGACGCATACCCACCAGGTGTGCTCCCTGGGGTGGCATCAGTGCTGAACGACCCCGAGCTGAGCGAGGTGATCCGGCCCACCCCAACGGGGATCCCCGAGTTCGACTTGTCGAGGATCATCCCCTCTGAGAAGCCGAGCAGCACCCTCCAGTACTTCCCCAAGAGCGAGAACCAGCCCCCCAAGGCTCAGCCCCCCAATCTGCATCTCATGAACCTGCAGAACATGATGGCGGACCAGActccctctcggcctcccaacctCCCAGGCCAGCAGGGCGTCCAGCGGGGGCTCAACATGTCCATGTGCCACCCCGGACAGATGTCCTTGCTGGGCAGGACAGGCGTGCCCCCACAGCAGGGGATGGTGCCCCATGGCCTGCACCAGGGGGTCATGTCCCCTCCACAAGGCCTCATGACCCAGCAGAATTTCATGCTGATGAAGCAGCGGGGCGTGGGGGGCGAGGTCTACAGCCAGCCGCCCCACATGCTCTCCCCGCAGGGCTCCCTCATGGGCCCCCCGCCCCAGCAGAACCTCATGGTGTCCCACCCCCTTCGGCAGCGCAGTGTGTCCCTGGACAGCCAGATGGGCTACCTCCCGGCACCAGGCGGCATGGCCAACCTGCCCTTCTAG